A single region of the Aquarana catesbeiana isolate 2022-GZ linkage group LG07, ASM4218655v1, whole genome shotgun sequence genome encodes:
- the LOC141103729 gene encoding di-N-acetylchitobiase-like, with protein MGEMSAVCLMILMIGAAVCLAACPCSDPALCDPIQHSRDSEVFVFYVRGKNWKRYDWSKVTTVALFAPYDPELMCFAHSKGARFVLKGDVPVKEIIDPKQRSAWIAGKVKLAKTQYMDGINLDIEQPILPNTPEYYALTDLVKETTETFHREIPGSQVTFDVAWNPNCVDNRCYNYSAIAELSDFLFVMSYDEQSQIWTECIARANAPFNQTITGYQQFVNLGIDPKKLVMGVPWYSYDYLCLNLTEDNTCELEKRPFQGAPCSDAVGRQVPYRIIMNQVNSSLTGRLWDDVQKAPFYNYKDNKGKIHQVWYDDPESITLKATYVKKLGLRGIGMWNGDLLDYSDDPVAQQQTKAMWKALTP; from the exons ATGGGGGAGATGAGTGCTGTGTGTCTGATGATCCTGATGATCGgggctgctgtgtgcctggctgcctgtcCCTGCTCCGATCCGGCTCTCTGCGATCCCATCCAACACTCCCGGGACTCCGAG GTCTTTGTCTTCTATGTACGTGGCAAAAACTGGAAGCGCTATGATTGGTCTAAGGTGACCACAGTGGCTTTATTTGCACCTTATGACCCCGAACTGATGTGCTTTGCACACTCCAAAGGAGCAAGATTCGTGCTAAAGG GTGATGTACCAGTGAAGGAAATCATAGACCCAAAGCAGAGATCTGCCTGGATTGCAGGGAAGGTGAAACTGGCCAAGACTCAGTATATGGATGGGATCAACTTGGATATTGAACAACCGATACTTCCAAATACACCCGAGTATTACGCTCTAACGGATCTGGTGAAGGAAACCACAGAGACCTTCCACAGAGAAATCCCAGGATCTCAG GTGACGTTCGATGTTGCGTGGAACCCCAATTGTGTGGATAATCGTTGCTACAACTATTCTGCCATAGCAGAGCTGTCTGACTTTTTGTTTGTAATGTCCTACGATGAGCAATCTCAAATCTGGACTGAATGTATTGCTCGAGCCAACGCACCATTTAACCAAACCATAACCG GTTACCAGCAGTTCGTTAATTTGGGAATTGACCCTAAGAAGCTTGTAATGGGCGTCCCGTGGTATAGTTATGATTATCTCTGTCTCAATTTAACAGAG GATAACACGTGTGAATTGGAAAAACGTCCATTCCAAGGGGCTCCATGCAGCGACGCAGTAGGCCGCCAAGTACCCTACAGGATAATTATGAATCAGGTGAACAGTTCTCTGACAGGTCGGTTATGGGACGATGTGCAGAAGGCTCCTTTTTATAATTACAAG GACAATAAAGGGAAAATCCATCAGGTGTGGTATGATGATCCGGAAAGTATAACACTGAAGGCAACCTATGTCAAGAAGCTCGGTCTCCGAGGGATTGGGATGTGGAATGGAGACCTCCTGGATTATTCTGATGATCCGGTAGCCCAGCAACAAACCAAGGCGATGTGGAAAGCGTTAACCCCATAA